A region of Enoplosus armatus isolate fEnoArm2 chromosome 14, fEnoArm2.hap1, whole genome shotgun sequence DNA encodes the following proteins:
- the LOC139296697 gene encoding tripartite motif-containing protein 16-like gives MAQKGAQLDRETFSCSMCLDLLKDPVTIPCGHSYCMSCIKTHWDEEDKKKTHSCPQCRQTFTPRPVLVKNTTLAVLVEELKKTGLQATPADHGYAGPEDVACDFCTGRKLKALKSCLVCLVSYCEKHLQPHYDVPPFKKHKLVEPSEKLQENICSRHDEVMKMFCPAAERTERQRELEVSRQNIQQRIPDREKDVKLLQQQVEAINRSADKAVEDSEKIFTELIRLIQKRSSDVKQQVRSKQETEVSRVKELQEKLQQEVTELKRKDAELKQLSHTEDHNHFLHNYPSLSRVRESTDSSSINIRPLRYFEDVTAALSEVRDQLQDVLREKRTNISLRVTEVDVSLPQPEPKTRAEFLKYSREITLDPNTANTKLLLTEGNRKGTAMSQHQSYSSHPERFTTCCQVLSRESLTGRCYWEVEWSGKGVKVAVAYKNISRAASWNHCRFGFNDKSWALYCHINSYNFWYNNVQTPVSGPPSSRVGVYLDHRAGFLSFYSISETMTLLNRVQTTFTQPLYAGLQFYYINDAAEFCKVK, from the exons ATGGCGCAGAAAGGAGCTCAACTGGACCGGGAAACCTTCTCTTGTTCGATGTGTCTGGATCTACTGAAGGATCCGGTGActattccctgtggacacagctactgcatgagctgtattaaaacccactgggatgaagaggacaagaagaaaacccacagctgccctcagtgtaggcagaccttcacaccgaggcctgtcctggtgaaaaacaccacGTTAGCAGTTttagtggaggaactgaagaagactggacTCCAAGCTACTCCTGCTGATCACGGCTAtgctggacctgaagatgtggcctgtgatttctgcactgggagaaaactgaaagccctcaagtcctgtctggtctgtctggtctctTACTGTGAGAaacaccttcagcctcattatgatGTACCTCcattcaagaaacacaagctggtggagccctccgagaagctccaggagaacatctgctctcgacatgatgaggtgatgaagatgttctgcc ctgcagcagaaaggactgagaggcagagagagctcgaggtgagtcgacaaaacatccagcagagaatcccggacagagagaaagatgtgaagctgcttcaacagcaggtggaggctatcaatcgctctgctgataaagcagtggaggacagcgagAAGATCTTTACTGAGCTGATCCGtctcatccagaaaagaagctctgatgtgaagcagcaagtcagatccaagcaggaaactgaagtgagtcgagtcaaagagcttcaggagaagctgcagcaggaggtcactgagctgaagaggaaagacgctgagctgaagcagctctcacacacagaggatcacaaCCACTTTCTACACAACTACCCCTCCCTGTCACGAGTCAGAGAGTCTACAGACTCATCCAGCATCAATATCCGTCCTCTGAGATACTTTGAGgatgtgacagcagctctgtcagaagtcagagatcAACTACAGGACGTTCTGAGGGAGAAAAggacaaacatctcactgagagtgactgaagtggatgtttcactgccacaaccagagcccaagaccagagctgagttcttaaaatattcacgtgaaatcacactggatccaaacacagcaaacacaaagctgttatTAACTGAGGGGAACAGAAAAGGAACAGCAATGAGTCAACATCAGTCTTATTCTAGTCACCCAGAAAGATTCACAACATGTTGTCAGGTCCTGAGTagagagagtctgactggacgttgttactgggaggtggagtggagcgGGAAAGGAGTTAAGGTAGCAGTCGCATACAAGAATATCAGCAGAGCAGCGAGCTGGAATCATTGTAGATTTGGATTCAATGACAAATCTTGGGCGTTATATTGTCACATAAACAGTTATAACTTTTGGTACAACAATGTCCAAACTCCCGTCTCAGGTCCTCCGTCCTCCAGAGTAGGAGTGTACCTGGATCACCGTGCAGGttttctgtccttctacagcatctct